Proteins co-encoded in one Pirellulales bacterium genomic window:
- a CDS encoding CocE/NonD family hydrolase C-terminal non-catalytic domain-containing protein — ANEPTTIKFTMPDTCHNFRSGHRLMIQVQSSWFPLVDRNPQSFTDIYSAKEHDYQSASQRVFRSATRPSRITVSVVP; from the coding sequence GCCAATGAGCCGACGACGATCAAGTTCACCATGCCAGACACATGCCACAACTTCCGCAGCGGTCATCGCCTGATGATCCAGGTGCAAAGCAGTTGGTTCCCGTTGGTGGATCGTAATCCGCAGTCCTTCACTGACATCTATAGCGCCAAGGAGCACGACTACCAGTCGGCAAGCCAGCGGGTTTTTCGCTCCGCGACGCGTCCATCGCGTATAACCGTCTCGGTCGTGCCGTAG